A window of the Paralichthys olivaceus isolate ysfri-2021 chromosome 5, ASM2471397v2, whole genome shotgun sequence genome harbors these coding sequences:
- the LOC109634321 gene encoding protein kinase C and casein kinase substrate in neurons protein 3, translating to MSTLPSETSPEDANNRSFWMPGNYQRTVKRTEDAFQACNDIVACFQERARVERQYAQQLSEWSNKWKPVVDSSPLYGSLMKAWQCFLSSADRLASLHASICRSLVSEDGDQVRTWQKDTFHKKLFGGFKESQDIETGFARAQKPWAKRLKKLDKARRAYHKVSRKEQIAREREAHAQGNPDVAIDKQKKIQVERELAQQDADKVRVRYEKVLEEVNRYAPRYMEEMESIFDQSQDEERKRIVFLKQAFLSIHKHLDITTNESVKDVYNELHNKLLAIDDQDDLRWWKNTHGPGMPTDWPHFQEWTPAKKSKKGKKDVEKKGTIEKSVMIGGVRVRALYDYVGQETDELSFKAGEEFLKIEDEDDQGWCRGMKDDGGEGLYPANYVEVVV from the exons ATGTCGACACTGCCATCAGAAACCAGCCCTGAAGATGCCAACAATCGCAGCTTCTGGATG CCTGGGAACTATCAGCGCACTGTGAAGCGAACAGAAGATGCGTTCCAGGCCTGTAATGACATTGTGGCATGTTTCCAAGAGAGAGCTCGGGTGGAGAGACAGTATgcccagcagctcagtgaatGGAGCAACAAGTGGAAGCCAGTAGTGGACTCCA gtCCTCTATATGGATCCCTTATGAAGGCCTGGCAGTGTTTCTTGTCCTCCGCTGACCGGCTAGCATCCCTACATGCCTCCATCTGTCGCTCCCTGGTGTCGGAGGACGGAGACCAGGTCCGTACCTGGCAGAAGGACACCTTCCACAAGAAGTTATTCGGAGGCTTTAAGGAGTCTCAGGACATTGAGACGGGATTTGCACGTGCACAGAAGCCGTGGGCCAAGCGACTTAAAAAG CTGGACAAAGCCAGGAGGGCATACCACAAGGTGAGCCGTAAGGAGCAGATAGCCAGAGAGCGAGAGGCACACGCTCAGGGGAACCCGGATGTTGCCATCGACAAGCAGAAGAAGATCCAGGTGGAGCGAGAGCTGGCTCAGCAGGATGCTGATAAG GTTCGCGTACGCTACGAGAAAGTCCTGGAGGAGGTGAACCGCTACGCCCCTCGctacatggaggagatggaatCCATCTTCGACCAGTCGCAGGACGAGGAGCGGAAGAGAATTGTCTTTCTCAAACAGGCCTTCCTCTCCatccacaaacatctggataTCACCACCAACGAGAG TGTGAAAGACGTGTACAACGAGCTCCACAACAAACTGTTGGCCATCGATGACCAAGATGACCTTCGCTGGTGGAAAAACACCCACGGGCCTGGCATGCCCACCGACTGGCCTCACTTCCAG GAATGGACACCTGCAAAGAAATccaagaaaggaaagaaagatgtaGAAAAGAAAGGAACAATAGAAAAGAG TGTGATGATTGGAGGAGTGAGAGTCAGAGCTCTGTATGACTATGTTGGACAAGAAACAGATGAGCTGTCCTTTAAAGCAG GGGAGGAGTTTTTGAAGATCGAGGATGAGGATGATCAAGGCTGGTGTCGGGGGATGAAGGACGACGGGGGGGAAGGGCTTTACCCCGCTAACTACGTGGAGGTGGTAGTGTAG